The window GAGCCATGCCTGGTTTGTAGTCCAGACCCGTTTCCTTCTTAAACTGTGcctgcacaaagaaaaaagggaaaaagattCATCATTTAAATAACCATGTCCTTATTTAGTCGCCTAAATGTTCCGGTGTATGTACCTTCAGAGAGAGCAGCTCCTGAACTGCCTTGTCCACCTGTTCTTTGGGGGCCTTAGCAGCCTTTAGCTGACGGACACTTTCACCGTGTGCTACAATGCTCGAGAACAAGTCACTGGCTGAAGTCGGGGGGGATGTCGGTGCAGAGGACGGTGCTGGTGTTGGGGTTGATGCAGCAGGCTAGAAAAGGGAATAAACCCCATCATTGACAAAAGAACCAACAACTTATTAACAGATTCATTTTGTGATCGGTCACTGACAACCAGCAACTTAACAAATTTATATTCAATTACACGGCTTCGTATGATTACTCGCAAAACCAAAAATCAGAACAAGACTTTGGATTGCAGGCAGCATTCAGTAATGCTGTATTACACACTTATTACTGTATTCTTCCTCTGGCCTACTGTGCTGACTACTGCCCCGCTGATTAGACAAAATTATATTTATAGTTTATTGTAAAACAGTAAATATACTGTCAATTTATAAAAGACCTGAATCACTATGAATTGATGATAGTGGTCACTGGGTTCTAACTACTGTAATTAGCAATGATTAACCATTAAATATGTGTTTCTGTTAACAACAGTCACTATCATAATGTACAGTATGGGCATTATGGTGATATAAAGTATATTTTTACTGTAATATGTGGACATACATATAACAGGAAGTCCTCAGTCGACTTTTTAAAGCACTCACAGGTTTGCTGGAGGCCTGGTTCTTGCTCTTTTCCTTGGATCCTGCAGTGGGCATGTCTTTGACATGTCCATCGGGAATGTAGAACAAGACGCAGGGACTCTCCTTACAGCTGTTAGGACTTTTAGAATAACTGGTTAGGCAGGCCTGGGCAGGTGTGGTCTCTAACTTGTTCTGCTCTCACCTGATAGGCTCAAACGGTTGGTCACAGATGTAGAAGcccctcctctgcagctggatGATGTCACCTTTCTTCAGGTTTTTCAGACAGGGATCGCCGAGCATCTTCTCCTCCGACTGAGTgcatgagaaaaaaacaataattgaCCAAAATCTCCAGAAACCAAAGCAAACATCCGACTGTGCAGAAAGGACCTTGCTGTTCTGGTTGATGTACTCTTTGAAGTCGTCGTCTTTGGTGATGACGGCTTTGCTGATGAGTGGTTGGTAGTTGACACAGACGGTAGGAACCAGGGGGGAACTGTTGGTCTCAGCCAGCCAGGTAATTTTTGTGGTCTTCTTATAGTCCTTGTTATCCAGGTTCAGGCGTGCCTCCATGGATGTGACCTTCCCATCTGTGCCTCTGAAGagatagaagaagaaagaataGGAGTGTTCACCTGATGCTAAACATGTCTTGACATTTATTTGAAAGAGCTGAGGAATGACCAGCACACACTTGTTGATCTTGGTGATTATGAGATTGCCCCAGTTGATGAAGGTGACCATTTCACCCTCCGAGAATGTCTCTGCATCTGCACCTTCAATGAGAACTTTGGGTCCGTACCAAACCTCCTTCATGCCCACTTCTGCATTCTGGTGAGAAAATCAAGATTCCCTCATGACTCAGAAACCACATCAACCTCAACATTAACAGTTCCCATTTATATCAAACACAGAATACATTCTATTACCCAAATAGTAGCTCactgataaaaaaaaggaaaatattctAGTTTGGAataataaaaccatttaaacaGAATAAAGATGCAAAATAAATCTGCAGTCACCGGAGAATCAGCCAGCGGCGGTCATTTATTTCTCAGGAATGAGCAAAATTGAGCTGAAAAACTGATTATCCATGAATTTCCACGCACATGTACAACAAACAGCAGACGTTTGTAAGTTATGCCAACGATGAAGGCAGTGATGTGATTCTACTGTTAAAAGGGCGGTATTGGCCAGTGATGTCTGCACGTGCGTTagacagagacagcagaaaTAAATTGCCTGCTTTGTTTTAGGGTTTATAAAGACCACAAATCTACTGGAGAAGAGTATGTGAGAAAAGTTTCTTCTCCTGTGATCAACAGTCCAGGGCGCCTCTGGCTGAGGCAGAAAGGGTGTTCATTAAGATAATTCTATGACTCAGCAATAACGGCAAATGTGCCTTGAAATGTTGTACGACAAAACAATGTCAAAGTTCTAATAGTTTCATTTAGCATATTAGTCTGAATGGACTTTCAATAACCTGTGCATCTGTCCCAAGTTCATAAATGACCAACTGTTCAATATAgtacttgtttttgttttttgttaatgGTGGCCCTGTAATTCATAAAAAGGAAAGTGTTTTACATCATACTGGCAGCcataaatgttatcttttcCTACAGCTTTGTTCATGTCAGTTATCAGAATtgctgcttcctcactggaaacATTACTTCAGTTGAGTTTGGTCATATCGACGTTATTCACGCTCCCAATAAAACCACACCATGAAAACAATCTTAGACAACTTCATGGTTCCATATCGCAACCATCTGTCTTTATTTGCTagaatttaaattattttttaactttatgACCATCCCTGAATGAAACATGTATTCATGCATGTGCAGATATCTTGGATATAGTGAGAAAattaaagtcaaataaaatggaaaaaacaaaatgacaaatatatCAATTACTGCATGCTGCCGTAAACTTTATAGTCTACGCTTAAAGAAGATGTTGACGCATTtagttacattttaaaaagatgatgGGACTTTAAACAATTAAATCATGCTCTCACTTTAGGGTGTTTGGCCACTTCATTCATCTCCTCTTTAGCTTCTGGAATTGAAACGGGAACGGCGTAGGAGCTGGACAGAGCAGTGTACCTGGGAGCTACTGGGTCAATAACCTGACGGAGAcaggaggaaacacagcttGGTGAGAAACAAATAAAGCAGACCAATAccttataaaaaaaaaaaatgccaaacAGTGAAAAGATtaagcaaaacaaaataatgtgaGATTACACATAAACAGTTTTCTGGATGACAAATCAAATTGTGATTGGACAAAAGAATATCCCAGCTCAGTGTAAAAGGTGACGTAATAAAAGGTAACGAAGAGAGCAACTGAGGAATCATTAATGGCAGAACAAAGTGATCAGGGTTTGTGACAGTGGGAGGAGGGgaaacagctgctttttcacCACCAGTCACTTCCACCGTTTCACCAGTGGATGCTTTTACACATCATGCGGCAAACATTACTATTAATATACAGTACTGTTAAAATGTCACTTGTCCCCAGGTTTAATGGTGGATTTTTCACAAATTTCCTGAACACAGCGGTAACCTCTGACCACAATGCACCACACTGATCAGGCATAACTGTGCTGGTCCCCACCATTGCTGCCATAACAGCCCTTCCCTTCCCAATCATTAGTCTCACTTGATGGTCGTGTCTCCACTGCGGGGTAGGGCTCAGAGACGTCACGACTTTCTAATGTCACGTATTTGTTGTGTGACAGTTTCGACTGTGATGTCACCTGGGGGGTCGCCAAAAGCAAAAGTAATAACGGAGTAAACATGAAAGAAGCCAAAACGGTGTACCGGTAATACCGGAAGAGGGAGTTTTGCCCATGTGACATTGAGTTCCGATCTATCGCTGCATCTGCATACACATCAGGAGggtaataaatataaaataaatagaatctgttgtgttgtgataATTCTAAATGCAATAAATGCAAACTATTTTGCAACAAATGCAAACTATTTCGACAGTTTCGGCGGTTCTGGTATGCGTTTTTGTCTACACGAATGCTGTGAGCAAGTGCTGTCTGCTAAGCTAATGCTCCTGTTCTGCTGGGTTCCGCGTCACATTCTACACGAGGTTTACCCAATCTGCGCTGATTAAACCTCAAGGCACAGCCTGGAGTTTTCGGCGTCGATCTAAGAAACTTCCCTGGAGCTGGGACTCGGTTAGACTCCGCAAAGGTTCCAGTAAACGGCCATTTGATGGAGGTTCCTGCAGTAGAGACACACACTAATGCCCCCCTAAAACTACCCAGAAGTTCCTGCAGTGACGCACCTTATGACAATATTTTTCAGTTTACCCCTCAGTTGTCACGTTATGCCTGACCAGTGTAAAATATTCTGCAGCACAATTAAAGCTACATGCAAAGAGCAGTGCTTTATCATGTGTACCTTCAGCAAACATGATTGGATTAGAGTCTGTCTGGTAAaacagaggaggatgttggTGGATTTTAACACAAACCAGCCCGATGAtgaaagcaggaagaggaggtgaaaattGAGGGGCGCAAAAAAGTACCTTTACACAGCTAATTGGCCGCTTGGAAACAGAAGAGTGAGATGCTGTTTAATGTTTGATATAAGGAGTGGGAAGGATAGAGAGGAAAAAGGTAGACATATTAAGACAGAATGAACCCTTTACATAATCTACCCTTGTTGCTCTGTCACATTCTTATAGCTGTGGTGAATTCATGTCTGTGCTTGGCTTTTAGGTTTTCCCCTCCAGCCAAGCTTCAACACACATCTTTGACTCGTGATCGGAAAGCATGCTAAAGTCGTGCTAAACTGAAACATTTATGATCgtccaacagcaacaacagagacaaagaattgcaagcaaacacagaaatgacaaaCACAATGTAAAATAGGTTGtagcctctttttaaaatatatttaaacatGCTTCTTAAAACAATAGTTTAAACTTAAAATCTGTTGCAGTGACACTATATTCACCAGCTTCAGTAGGAACAGTTTGATTTAAGTTGAACTGAATTTTCACACAGGCAAGATTTAGGTTGACCCAGTTAAAATTTGGTCCTGGTGTGCTGTGGGTCAGTGTGAGCACCAAAACAGCCGCACCGAGAGGCCTGGAGGGCGGCTTCAGTCAAACTACGGTCGCTGTCCTGTGTGAAAGCAGCCGCACCAACTGCCTGGTATAGGCTAAAAAAGCTCCCTGGCATTTGTATTTCTGTTGAGACTTTAGGTTGAGGAGGATTATTCTGCATATGagctcaaatcaaatcaaagtctcttcaattatttaattaattgaAATGTTGATGAAATCAGCATAATTATCAACTGTGTTACCACAGAGGTGCTCGACTTGCTGAAAGCTGGATAACAGAAAAATGGCCATTTATTCAGTGTGGAATTTGGGGAAATAACTGTCAGGGTAATGGATATTAGTAGCCCAATTTCCCCAAATTTACTATGAAATATTATCAAATAtagcaaaagaaaaaaccctgCAAAACTCTGGACTATGTTCTATTGGGGAGCCCCACAGCTAAACTGGCCCTCTGTTTTCACTTACTGGATGACTGAAGATGTTCAGTTCACAATCTGCCTGGGGCCCAAGATCATAATTGCACATAAAAGTGACAAAATTATGCAAAAGCATGCTCCATATAACTCTGACACTCTCTTCCACAACACATACATAACACATACAAAAACCTAAACACGGCGTTAATAatactttgtttttttatctaACCTAAGAAGTTATAAAAACCTTTCAGCAGTACTAATAGTATTTTTAACTTAACCTAAAGATACGGATCCACTGAGCAGGACATGCTGCATGCATGCGTCCTCGTCACACTCCACATATTACTATATATTTATTAAAGGGATGAGGGAGCAAAAAAGCAAGTAACACACAAAGGAAGCGGCCAAAATCAAAAGCAGAATGTGAAGCGAAGTGGCTGGTTTGTGTCTGAATGGTAATGGGGTGATATTGAGATGAACCACATAAAGCAAAATAAAGCTATGAATAGAATgagaacaacaaagcagcatgATGCCACAAGAGGAGCAATTCTAAATCTGCCCTTGAAATATCAATATTTTTATGTCTGACACAAAGTCAGTCATAAACCACACACACTATAAATGGCTGatataaatatagataaatgAGCTTAACCTGAATGATCACTTTTAGTTTACAATAATGGTAAATGTCACAGTAAAAGGCCAGCTTAAAATGTTTGAATCGCTTTGTAAATTGAAGCAGAATTTACCCAAATTAACATGAGATGAGGCAGAACCACCTAAACCAATTTTGTTAAACCTTCCAAGCTCCCAATAGAATAAAGGCTAACAACCTTCTCACTGGTTTGTAAAACACATGAAATAAACTACTGCACTTGTTGGGTCCACAAATATTTAGCGAGAACTAGTCAAACGAGCCCTACAGCATTTTACCATCTCAGCCCAGCTTCAGCTATGTATCGTCTTTAAACTGTGCATATTATATATGAAACCATTCCATTCTTTAAAAGGCTACTTTCAATATCTCTGTACAATGAACATTATTAATTCTCATGTCAAGAACAAAAATCCTTattgacagagaggaagatttTTACCTTTTTATTGAAAGCCCAAATCTTGTCCCATTCCATGTTCACCACTGACCTGGATCCACCCTGGAAACAAAGAAGTTTTAATATTCATTTCTTTTACTCTGTAGCAGTAAAGGAAGATATAATTCTGTGAATTCTCAGAATCCAACTGCAACTGTCGGGACCGTGGAGCGAAATCTAGACAGACTGGGCAGATGTTTAATCATCTGTCACATCAGTTGCTCTCAGCTCTCGACATGTtgggcaaaaaaataaaataaaatctgggTCCCTCTGCAAAAATGAGACTTGTACCTGAGCTGCAATGAACTGTTTCAGCCCTTCTACAGTCATCCCTCTTCTTAGCACTCCTCTGACAGTGGGGAAACGAGGGTCGTCCCTGCAGGACAAGGGACAATTTAGAAGTGGACGTGGCAGTACAAAAGGGGAGAATCCATGGGCAAATGGTTTTGAGGGAGCAATTGTTTCAGAACTGCTGACAATTAATTTCAACCACCAgataaactgaagaaaacacaCCATCCGTCAACGTATCCCTGGTCGACAAACCAGGTGAGTTTCCTCTTGGACAGCACGGTGTTGTTAAGGTTGAGTCTCGCGTATTCCCAGATGTAAGGCTTCCTGAGGCGCAAGGCATCAATTATCCAATAGAACTGCTCATCGCGATCATGGTACTCGGTGGTTCTGAGAGCGTGGGTCACACCCTCCAAGCTGTCTACTATGGGACAGGCAAAGTCATAAGTTGGGTAGACtctggaaaaagaagaaaagaaaactcatTAGAAATCTACAAATCTACTCACTTTGTTTTGATCCAAATAAATCTTGAACTCAATTACTTATATGTGTTTCCagtgcgggggtggggggtgttctTGCAGCGAAACAGGGTGGGGTCCCTCATGCAGCCATTGTTGGACTTCATGTCTATCTTGGCTCTCATGCAGCAGGTCTGACCCTGCTCGGTGCCAgctttcatttctgtccacatcttcATGTTCTGCTCCACGGCTACGAGGCACAGAGATGTTCCTCAGTGAGGCTTCAGATGACTGTATCAAGCAATGGGCCACATGTCCGGGACCTACTGTTGCTTCTGCATTTAGACTCGACGCGCTGCTCCCTCTCCTGTTTCATCTGCTCAGGAGGAGTGTTGTCGATGTAGGCCTTTCCCTCCGTGAGTAGCTGCTCGCCAAATTTCAGGATGATGGGGAAATGGTCGCTGGTGTAGGTGAACTGGTCTGGACGAATCTGAAGCATGGCAACATCTTCCAGAATCACCTGAGGAAGAAGGAAGTCATGAGTGGTAATGTTTTTAACATTGCACAATTAAAATCTTTCATTCCAGCATGCTTGTTTTTACCTTCTCAAagtcctccttttctttctcaggGTTGGTGTCATCAAAGCGCATAATGAGTTGACCTTTAAAGGTGAGCTGGTAGTGCTGGTTGAGCAGAGCAGCCTTGGCATGGCCGATGTGCAGGTAACTGACCACAGCAAAGTAACAATTTATTCCAGTTCAGACAGACAGTCATTAAAGCCCCCCGGTGAATACTTGGAATGGAAACATAATGAAAAACGTTCCAATAAGGAGTGTAACTGTATTATTGGTACATTCATCCCTTCAGTTTCTCACAAGAacacttttctattttttttttattccattgATTACAATAGTTTCACATAAACAAGGAAGTAGAGGGCTTTCCCCAAACCTTACCCACTGGCTTCAGGGGGAAATCTAACCACCACCTTGCCAATTTCAGCACCTGGCAAATCGACAAACTTGCCAACATCTTGCTTTTTCTCATCGGACTGTTGAAAAGAAACGGGAATATGTCAAGATTCCATTTCAAGTATATTTAATGAAGCTCAGCAGTCAAACACAGGGGTCTTGCCTAGCTTCTAAAATGTATGCAACATAAATATCTGAAACTACACTTACATTGGATTTAGTCAGGGGGACATGCTTTTTGGTATACTTATTGCCCACAGCGGAGAAAGGAACCTGTGAGTTCAGGAAGAAGAACCAGCGACTGACATGGGAGAAGGATTTGCCTTGGCTTTGCCATTCCACATGACCTAGAgcagaacaagaacaaaaaatgtAACTCTGGTGGAATACTTGTGTAAAGCTACCAAAAAGGTTACAAAAAGCACCTTTGAGGGAAGCCCAGACAGAAATATCAGCCAGTGTCAGGGAATGTCCGACCAGGAAGGTCCGCAGAGAGAGAGCCTTGTCCAGTTCAGCCAGTGCCACAGCTAAACCAGAGTTACCACACAAACGCTGGGCACTAAACTCCAACCAGTGGTCCACCTGCAGAGTCCACACCATTAAAATAAGGAAACATAAAGGATGACACAATTATTTATATCACACCTACCTCAGTCTGCTCCATCGTGTTGGATCCATAGAGGCCGAGAGCTGGAGCAACTCGAGCCAAGTATCGACTGATGGAGTTGCAATCGCTGAACTGAATGACACTGAACGATGGAGAGAGACCATtgaaaaaaagcaacacaatgGCAAGAATACAGTATTATGACAACATGGAGAAAGGGATGAAAGGGAAATGTGGCCTACTCTGAGACATGAAGCCGCGtgtcttttccttcctccactGATACCTTCACGCTGTCTTTTACATGCTCTGCTGCCAGAAGGGCTCCTGCAAGCCACAGAAAATTTAGGCTTTGCAAATCAGTACATGTCCAGGAAAAGATGGATGAACTACTTAAACCAATGCTGGTATAAACTCCTAGCGCCTGAAAGGATAAATTCTAACAACCTTCTTACTGGTTTATGACAAAAATTAGTGTATGACCACAAAAATGTAATGAGAAGAACTAGTCAAATGGGGCCTACAGCATTTTACCATTTCAGCAATGCAGTCTTAAAACTGTGCATATTACACATTAACCCATTACATTCTTTAAAAGGCTACTTTAAAGACATCTGTACCTTGAATATTATTCATTCTCATGGCAACGTAAGTTCCTGATTAGCATGAATCCCTAGTAGTAATACAAAACCAGGATGTACAATCTTTGGTATGACACCACCATAAGATTGTTGTTACGGCTGCTTTTATGTGAAAGATATTTAACACGTCGTACCATTCTCCAGTAAAAGTTAGGCACTTTAAGGGACATCTCTAGAAAAGGTGGGGTGTTAACGAGCAGTGAAGCAGAGCTATTGGAGAGAAAAATAGACACACCCCAGTGCACTGGACCCAATTGACTCCACGTTACAACTTGCTTGCATCAGCCTGCTGTTTTCAGTGCAACCGCGGGGTAGCGCTGTTGAGCTGCTGTCAACGTTAATAAATGTATTATGTTGCCTTtgtaaaatgcaacaaaatgtCAAACATTGCCCATGCTGTTACAACAAACAATtgattattacatttaatataAAAGCATGTGATTTTTGCTATTTCGCAACATGTAGTGACGCTAAACCCTTTTGCTGCTCTAAAGGGGAATAGACGAAGTGTTCTGCTCAAGCGTTCTGTATGGATTAATGTGTCAGTCTCACCTTCATTATCAAGCCTATACTAAATTATATGTAAATTCATTAAAgcctgaaaaaaataaatatggacATTAAAGAAAGCGTGTGTCATTACGGGGAAACCAGCACGAACTGTCCGTATGCTGTTGTTCGGAGTGCCACGACGACATGTAAGCTAACTTTAGCTTCCGCACTCACAGCGACAAACTGCAAATAAACACGTGATGAACATAAAATTTAAAATGTGGGTCAAACTACCACGTTGAACGGAGCCTGTAAATACGGGGTTAAAACATTTGCATTAATTGCAAGCATTGCTTCCACTTTTTATTGAATTGTGCGCAATTTTGACACATTAAATACTACCGTGGCCAATAGGGGATGAAAGCGAAAGAATGAAACATAAGAAAAAAGGAGCCAGGTGTTTTAAAATGCTGTGACATTGCCATATATTGGTTACGATTCATTTATATAAATTAATAAAGGAAAACTTTGTACTGGCTTTATGTAGCTGTCACAAAGAGTGGACACACAAACCTTATAATCATGTATGCAACGATTGCAAACTGCAACTCACCTAGAGGTGGATTCGTAGTGTTGATCGTGAGGTTTAACGCCATACTGTGAAATCCTTACTGTAAAAGGTGGCAAAACTGCTCAATTTTCAAGAAAATCCCGTTTCAGACAGCCAAGACTTCTGTCCAAACAGTGCACCACCGCGAAACCGGAGCAGCCGCACGGCGAAAAGACCGACTCCACGACTACTTCGTTTAATTACCAGGCAAATACAACTTGTGATGGCACAATACTGCCCCCGTCTGTGTGGAGGACGAATGTGCAGCCGACATATAGCGACATATTAATATCTGACatgtttgttctttctttttcttgaccgATTCAACCCTTTGAAGGTCAcggagagggagctggagctcaGCCCAGCTACATATGGGCAGTCGTAGtgcaaggttacataacatagttgGTTGCTTTATACTAAACAAATGTCAGAACCCGGAACATCGCATCCATAATTTAAGCATCTGTTTCTTGGCCCATGGGCAacttttttaaacatttaattacAATCAGTACATAACCTTTtaagttattttgctaacaatCCAACAGATGATCAGGGTAATTTGGAGGAGGTAATAACCATAACCTTTAATAAATATACACATACTATAACATTGAACATAGCAGTTTGATTGACAAGAAAGAATATGCATATGCCTTCTGCTTGGTGTCGTTTTTATAATACCCATACAAATACCTTTACAAATGTCTCTAACATTCTTAATGTTCCCTCGGGGACGTTTTTCTCACTCTGAAAGAATATCTGCTTGCCTGACTCTGACAATGTGCCATGTGAAAGTGACGCGTCTCATATAATGAAAATACTTTCCGCTAGAGGTCGCTACTagcacagataaaaaaaaaatgaggttGCCTCAGAACTGAAACACAGCCACAGGTTTCCACTCGGAATGATATTTCACGGGCACCACTTCTGCAGCGGGTCGTTTTATGGTCCATTTCTGTTTAGAAACGGTAATAACTTGGTGTTAAAAGTGTATGCTGTCATAAATCTGTCGTGATCTCAGCACCGTGTATGATCAAGACCTGGTACAGCTAACAATATTATATagctttttatttattgcagAAGTTGCATGGTCTGCTATTTGATGTGTAagatatttcacatttaagATTTGATGCGTGCTCGACGACAACTAATTTTGCAAGCTATGTCAATATGTACGTATATACAACGCTTAGAAACGTAAACATAATTACAGTCTCAGTCACAGATCAGTAAttgtaacatttttttctttcaaaacaaatattttcccAGATTTGTATAACTTATGGTAGTTAAAATCAGGTTAACGTCCATtgtttgatgtttatttattcaaattCCCAGCATAAAGGGTCATATTTGCATCAGGCCAGTGCAACCCTCCCTTGGATCAACCATGACTAAGGACAGTCATCATGGCAAGTGGACCATCTCCAGcagtgatgatgacgatgataaTGAACGTCTTCCTCTATCTGGGACTACAACGTTGAAACATCACCAGCTTGCCACATCTGCAAACAGCTCCCCGCAGCCTTCCTCCAGCCCCAAACTAGAAGTGAAAGCAGAGCCAGCTAACCCCTATGCTGTTGGATCAGAGGccagacagacagcaacactgaaCCAGTCTAATCCTgggaaatatgaaaataattcCCCCTTatctggaaaaaggaaaaaggaggcaGGTGATGGCTCCGGCTGGGCCCTCTCAGATAGTGATGACGAGGACAACGTAGCTGAGAAGCAGAAAAGGCTCAGCAACGTTCCAAAGAAGGAACCACCAAGCTCGAAAGCAAAGAAAATTAAAGTGGAGAGCGAACGTCCCCCGAGTCCACATGGCCGGGTGTACTATATCGATGAGCCAGAGGACTTCTTTGAATCCAGTGTTCCATGTTTGAATGACATGTACAGGTTTTACCTCAACAAAGTCACAGGTCTGGACAGGAAGTACAACACTGGAGCTTTGCACATCAGAGGTGAGCATTTTAGGTCTAATCCAAAAAACTCTCAGCTCTTCAGGATGCTTCTTAATTTACAGGTTTTTCCATCTATTAAttcatgttcatttttattcatctaGACATTCTCTCTCCATTATTTGGAACTCTAAAAGCATCTGTCCAGGTGAGTAGATATAAAAACTGCAAAATTCTTTTTTACCATGATGAATCAATCACTTAAAGTTAAATA is drawn from Takifugu flavidus isolate HTHZ2018 chromosome 2, ASM371156v2, whole genome shotgun sequence and contains these coding sequences:
- the eprs1 gene encoding bifunctional glutamate/proline--tRNA ligase isoform X2, with amino-acid sequence MALNLTINTTNPPLGALLAAEHVKDSVKVSVEEGKDTRLHVSDVIQFSDCNSISRYLARVAPALGLYGSNTMEQTEVDHWLEFSAQRLCGNSGLAVALAELDKALSLRTFLVGHSLTLADISVWASLKGHVEWQSQGKSFSHVSRWFFFLNSQVPFSAVGNKYTKKHVPLTKSNSDEKKQDVGKFVDLPGAEIGKVVVRFPPEASGYLHIGHAKAALLNQHYQLTFKGQLIMRFDDTNPEKEKEDFEKVILEDVAMLQIRPDQFTYTSDHFPIILKFGEQLLTEGKAYIDNTPPEQMKQEREQRVESKCRSNTVEQNMKMWTEMKAGTEQGQTCCMRAKIDMKSNNGCMRDPTLFRCKNTPHPRTGNTYKVYPTYDFACPIVDSLEGVTHALRTTEYHDRDEQFYWIIDALRLRKPYIWEYARLNLNNTVLSKRKLTWFVDQGYVDGWDDPRFPTVRGVLRRGMTVEGLKQFIAAQGGSRSVVNMEWDKIWAFNKKVIDPVAPRYTALSSSYAVPVSIPEAKEEMNEVAKHPKNAEVGMKEVWYGPKVLIEGADAETFSEGEMVTFINWGNLIITKINKGTDGKVTSMEARLNLDNKDYKKTTKITWLAETNSSPLVPTVCVNYQPLISKAVITKDDDFKEYINQNSKSEEKMLGDPCLKNLKKGDIIQLQRRGFYICDQPFEPISPNSCKESPCVLFYIPDGHVKDMPTAGSKEKSKNQASSKPPAASTPTPAPSSAPTSPPTSASDLFSSIVAHGESVRQLKAAKAPKEQVDKAVQELLSLKAQFKKETGLDYKPGMAPPTCAPAPAAPQVDSSSCPYTRVTQQGDLVRKLKTEQAPKDQIDVAVKQLLALKVEFKKLTGRDYKPGMPPPTSAPPATAAAASSSTPSGLYERVAQQGENVRKLKSEKAPKDQVDAAVKQLLALKVEYKQLTGQEYKPGVAPAQKTTTPVQNSPAPAATDLYEKVAAQGELVRKLKAQKAPKDQVDEAVKTLLDLKNKYKSLTGAEYKPVAAAGGGEPKNHKERENKAEKKQGGGGSEGKKGKGDKAHQAKEPSGGAGGAGEGQGPKKQTRLGLEAKKEENLADWYSQVITKAEMIEYYDVSGCYVLRPWSFSIWEAIKDFFDAEIKKLGVENCYFPMFVSQAALEKEKTHIEDFAPEVAWVTRSGKTELAEPIAVRPTSETVMYPAYAKWVQSHRDLPIKLNQWCNVVRWEFKHPQPFLRTREFLWQEGHTAFATKEEAAEEVLQILDLYARVYEELMAIPVVKGRKTEKEKFAGGDYTTTVEAFISASGRAIQGATSHHLGQNFSKMFEIMFEDPKKPGEKQLAFQNSWGITTRTIGVLTMVHGDNKGLVLPPRVACLQVVIIPCGITASLSEQDKEVLLTQCSKYQSALQRAGIRVKSDLRDNYSPGWKFNHWELKGVPIRLEVGPKDLEQRQCVAVRRDTGAKVTVPEAEVVKQLPAMLEDIQSCLFKKASDDLTSNMVAVDTMEDFQTELDKGKIVQIPFCGKIPCEDWIKKITAKDQDLEPGAPSMGAKSLCIPFSPLKALQPGQMCVCVKEPAQYYTMFGRSY
- the eprs1 gene encoding bifunctional glutamate/proline--tRNA ligase isoform X3 yields the protein MALNLTINTTNPPLGALLAAEHVKDSVKVSVEEGKDTRLHVSDVIQFSDCNSISRYLARVAPALGLYGSNTMEQTEVDHWLEFSAQRLCGNSGLAVALAELDKALSLRTFLVGHSLTLADISVWASLKGHVEWQSQGKSFSHVSRWFFFLNSQVPFSAVGNKYTKKHVPLTKSNSDEKKQDVGKFVDLPGAEIGKVVVRFPPEASGYLHIGHAKAALLNQHYQLTFKGQLIMRFDDTNPEKEKEDFEKVILEDVAMLQIRPDQFTYTSDHFPIILKFGEQLLTEGKAYIDNTPPEQMKQEREQRVESKCRSNTVEQNMKMWTEMKAGTEQGQTCCMRAKIDMKSNNGCMRDPTLFRCKNTPHPRTGNTYKVYPTYDFACPIVDSLEGVTHALRTTEYHDRDEQFYWIIDALRLRKPYIWEYARLNLNNTVLSKRKLTWFVDQGYVDGWDDPRFPTVRGVLRRGMTVEGLKQFIAAQGGSRSVVNMEWDKIWAFNKKRPISCVKVIDPVAPRYTALSSSYAVPVSIPEAKEEMNEVAKHPKNAEVGMKEVWYGPKVLIEGADAETFSEGEMVTFINWGNLIITKINKGTDGKVTSMEARLNLDNKDYKKTTKITWLAETNSSPLVPTVCVNYQPLISKAVITKDDDFKEYINQNSKSEEKMLGDPCLKNLKKGDIIQLQRRGFYICDQPFEPISPNSCKESPCVLFYIPDGHVKDMPTAGSKEKSKNQASSKPPAASTPTPAPSSAPTSPPTSASDLFSSIVAHGESVRQLKAAKAPKEQVDKAVQELLSLKAQFKKETGLDYKPGMAPPTCAPAPAAPQVDSSSCPYTRVTQQGDLVRKLKTEQAPKDQVDAAVKQLLALKVEYKQLTGQEYKPGVAPAQKTTTPVQNSPAPAATDLYEKVAAQGELVRKLKAQKAPKDQVDEAVKTLLDLKNKYKSLTGAEYKPVAAAGGGEPKNHKERENKAEKKQGGGGSEGKKGKGDKAHQAKEPSGGAGGAGEGQGPKKQTRLGLEAKKEENLADWYSQVITKAEMIEYYDVSGCYVLRPWSFSIWEAIKDFFDAEIKKLGVENCYFPMFVSQAALEKEKTHIEDFAPEVAWVTRSGKTELAEPIAVRPTSETVMYPAYAKWVQSHRDLPIKLNQWCNVVRWEFKHPQPFLRTREFLWQEGHTAFATKEEAAEEVLQILDLYARVYEELMAIPVVKGRKTEKEKFAGGDYTTTVEAFISASGRAIQGATSHHLGQNFSKMFEIMFEDPKKPGEKQLAFQNSWGITTRTIGVLTMVHGDNKGLVLPPRVACLQVVIIPCGITASLSEQDKEVLLTQCSKYQSALQRAGIRVKSDLRDNYSPGWKFNHWELKGVPIRLEVGPKDLEQRQCVAVRRDTGAKVTVPEAEVVKQLPAMLEDIQSCLFKKASDDLTSNMVAVDTMEDFQTELDKGKIVQIPFCGKIPCEDWIKKITAKDQDLEPGAPSMGAKSLCIPFSPLKALQPGQMCVCVKEPAQYYTMFGRSY